The following are encoded in a window of Lichenicola cladoniae genomic DNA:
- a CDS encoding AraC family transcriptional regulator: MSDPLTQVAALIQPRAPFSKLTSAAGHWHVSRSETGRPFYCAILEGRSCLAAEGHDAIMLEAGDFVLIPAARDLSMTSVPPPASMTESPYSVLSGGEVRLGEPDRTPDFRALVGYCVLGSPDATLLLSLLPRIVHVRDERRLTTLVELVGEEARAQRPGKDIILAHLLEVLFIEALRSTAATGGSPGLLRGLADVRIAAALRQIHDLPERSWTVEDLAHVSALSRSAFFERFQRTVGVTPMEYVISWRMALAMDLLRRRGGSIAEVAERTGYSSANTFSTAFKRHSGQTPAQYARGGGGTSGH; the protein is encoded by the coding sequence TTGTCTGATCCCCTCACGCAAGTAGCCGCGCTGATTCAACCGCGTGCGCCGTTTTCAAAGCTCACGAGCGCGGCAGGCCATTGGCATGTGAGCCGGTCCGAAACGGGACGCCCCTTCTATTGCGCCATCCTGGAGGGACGAAGCTGTCTCGCAGCGGAAGGGCATGACGCGATCATGCTGGAAGCGGGTGATTTTGTCCTCATTCCCGCCGCGCGCGATTTGTCCATGACAAGCGTGCCACCGCCAGCGTCGATGACCGAGAGCCCATACAGCGTGCTTTCGGGCGGCGAGGTCCGGCTCGGCGAGCCGGATCGAACGCCCGACTTTCGCGCCTTGGTCGGATATTGTGTGCTGGGCTCGCCCGATGCCACCCTGTTGCTGTCACTCCTCCCGAGGATCGTCCATGTCCGGGACGAGCGGCGACTCACGACCCTTGTCGAGCTTGTTGGCGAGGAAGCTCGCGCTCAGCGGCCGGGTAAAGACATTATCCTCGCCCATCTGCTTGAAGTGCTGTTCATCGAAGCTCTGCGATCCACGGCGGCAACAGGTGGGTCACCCGGACTTCTACGTGGCCTTGCCGATGTTCGCATTGCTGCCGCGCTCCGGCAGATACACGATCTTCCTGAACGGTCATGGACGGTTGAGGACTTGGCACATGTATCGGCGCTATCTCGATCCGCCTTTTTCGAGCGGTTTCAGCGCACCGTGGGCGTTACGCCAATGGAATATGTTATTTCCTGGCGAATGGCGCTCGCGATGGATCTCCTTCGCCGTAGGGGCGGCAGCATCGCCGAAGTGGCCGAGCGCACCGGTTACAGCTCGGCCAACACGTTTAGCACAGCGTTCAAGCGCCATTCCGGTCAGACGCCTGCTCAATATGCACGGGGCGGGGGCGGTACTTCGGGTCACTAA
- a CDS encoding SDR family NAD(P)-dependent oxidoreductase — protein sequence MHNQPVALITGANQGIGLQVAKDLAGHGFTVLIGSRDLARGMEAASTIDGDARAIQLDVTDAASVAAAADRIRDELGKLDVLIQNAGISNTNKKPGQTFQEYAQTCTASILNIDEMRAVWDTNVFGVLTVYQAMVPLIRSTPGSCIVNVSSGAGSLTANSDPASPLHSSFGPIYPGSKTALNALTVAMAIELGAEGIPVNAVSPGFIGTNLNAFQGTGTVEEGAQEIVRVVLLGRNGPTGKFTRWQDAPIPW from the coding sequence ATGCACAACCAACCCGTAGCCCTAATCACCGGAGCCAATCAGGGAATCGGCCTTCAGGTCGCAAAGGATCTCGCCGGACACGGCTTCACCGTCCTGATCGGGTCGCGTGATCTCGCGCGGGGCATGGAAGCCGCCAGCACGATCGATGGCGATGCGCGCGCTATCCAGCTCGACGTGACCGACGCAGCCTCGGTAGCAGCAGCGGCTGACCGCATTAGGGACGAACTCGGCAAGCTCGATGTTCTGATCCAGAACGCGGGGATTTCGAATACGAACAAAAAGCCCGGGCAGACTTTTCAGGAATATGCTCAGACCTGCACCGCAAGCATCTTGAACATTGATGAGATGCGGGCCGTGTGGGACACCAACGTCTTCGGCGTGCTCACCGTCTACCAAGCGATGGTGCCGTTGATCCGCTCTACGCCCGGCTCGTGCATCGTGAACGTTTCGAGCGGTGCGGGATCGCTCACGGCCAACTCTGATCCTGCTTCCCCGTTACATTCGAGCTTCGGGCCGATCTACCCGGGATCGAAAACGGCTCTCAACGCCCTGACTGTGGCGATGGCGATCGAGCTGGGGGCAGAAGGCATCCCTGTGAACGCTGTATCGCCGGGCTTTATCGGCACCAATCTTAACGCTTTCCAAGGAACCGGCACAGTGGAGGAAGGCGCGCAGGAGATCGTCCGCGTTGTGCTGCTCGGGCGGAATGGTCCGACCGGCAAGTTCACGAGGTGGCAGGACGCACCGATCCCTTGGTGA
- a CDS encoding DUF4267 domain-containing protein: MNYILPAFKAVSVTFACLAVATGAHALWKPVGFAASFGMPLQPLPKKNDVNINPNRLDGKTAASYVSLMGVRQLATGFTLLAFASQGKWTEMATILVILGLVVATTDGFFLYRSGAGAKGLFHVIPGALIALLAGSVRYLTP; encoded by the coding sequence ATGAACTACATCCTCCCAGCATTCAAAGCAGTCAGCGTTACCTTTGCATGTCTCGCAGTGGCGACCGGCGCTCATGCGCTTTGGAAGCCCGTCGGATTTGCGGCCTCATTTGGCATGCCGCTACAGCCGCTTCCCAAGAAGAATGATGTCAACATCAACCCAAATCGTCTGGACGGAAAAACTGCCGCGTCGTACGTCTCGCTGATGGGCGTTCGACAGCTGGCAACGGGCTTCACACTCTTGGCTTTTGCCAGCCAGGGCAAGTGGACCGAGATGGCCACCATTCTGGTCATTCTCGGCCTAGTCGTCGCCACCACCGATGGCTTCTTCCTGTATCGCTCAGGCGCGGGAGCAAAAGGCCTATTTCATGTAATTCCTGGTGCTCTGATCGCTTTGCTGGCTGGATCAGTCCGCTACTTGACACCTTAG
- a CDS encoding DMT family transporter, which translates to MARNGSIAGAIRLRPEMLLFVVTPLLFVGNMLVARAIAGDIPPVTLAFLRWTGAALVLLPFVRGLRAHLPRIVSPDFAMLVLTGAVLAVAPLYAAAARTTAGNIALLLSAAPALVLVAERILFRTPLRVPAMAGIALAACGMVTVVTRGHPFALASLSCNGGDAFALAAVLGWVAYTLLSKRRPVKLPPLIGLAALAVGAALMLLPASLVELAHHAGQPQFGMILTPRSLGAVLFLCVVPSIGAYGGYQALVRHFGAATAASSMYLVPVYAVLLGALLLGETLHPYHAMGLALILGGVALIACARRVVPALAPVAAAGAVS; encoded by the coding sequence ATGGCGCGGAACGGATCGATCGCAGGCGCCATCCGACTCAGGCCCGAGATGCTGCTGTTCGTTGTCACGCCGCTGCTGTTCGTGGGGAACATGCTGGTCGCGCGGGCGATCGCCGGCGACATTCCGCCAGTTACCCTGGCGTTCCTACGCTGGACCGGCGCCGCCCTGGTGCTGCTGCCGTTCGTGCGCGGGCTGCGTGCCCACCTGCCACGTATCGTGTCGCCCGACTTCGCCATGCTGGTGCTGACCGGCGCCGTGCTCGCCGTAGCACCGCTCTATGCGGCGGCAGCGCGAACCACGGCCGGGAACATAGCGCTGCTGTTGTCAGCGGCTCCCGCACTGGTGCTGGTCGCCGAGCGCATCCTGTTCCGTACGCCGCTTCGGGTTCCGGCCATGGCGGGCATCGCGCTAGCGGCTTGCGGCATGGTGACCGTGGTGACGCGTGGACACCCGTTTGCCCTGGCCTCGCTCTCCTGCAACGGCGGCGATGCGTTCGCACTCGCCGCGGTGCTGGGCTGGGTGGCGTATACGCTGCTCAGCAAGCGCCGGCCGGTGAAACTGCCGCCGCTGATCGGGCTGGCCGCACTGGCAGTCGGCGCGGCACTGATGCTGCTCCCCGCATCGCTGGTCGAACTGGCGCATCACGCAGGCCAGCCGCAGTTCGGGATGATCCTGACGCCGCGCAGCCTCGGCGCGGTGTTGTTCCTGTGCGTGGTGCCGTCGATCGGCGCCTATGGTGGCTACCAGGCGCTGGTCCGGCATTTCGGCGCGGCCACGGCTGCGTCGTCGATGTATCTCGTGCCGGTGTATGCAGTGCTGCTCGGCGCCCTACTGCTCGGGGAGACGCTGCATCCGTATCACGCGATGGGTCTGGCGTTGATCCTCGGCGGCGTGGCGCTGATCGCGTGCGCCAGACGGGTGGTGCCGGCCCTTGCACCTGTGGCGGCAGCCGGCGCGGTCAGC
- a CDS encoding Lrp/AsnC family transcriptional regulator, with product MPNHVLDAADRRILAALRADGRLSNARLAELVGLSPTPVWNRVRRLEEQGVITGYTAEIDQKALGLADTVFIEITLDRNDMALMRDFGERLARMKEVLEVFLVSGDYDYLARVAVNGTAGYEAFLRERLYTLHGVRNCRSVFTLRTLKRTSSPDPS from the coding sequence TTGCCCAACCACGTGCTCGACGCCGCCGACCGCCGCATCCTCGCCGCCCTGCGCGCCGATGGTCGCCTCAGCAACGCAAGGCTGGCGGAGCTCGTCGGGCTGTCGCCGACGCCGGTCTGGAACCGGGTGCGTCGGCTCGAGGAACAGGGCGTCATCACCGGCTACACGGCGGAGATCGACCAGAAGGCGCTCGGCCTCGCCGACACCGTGTTCATCGAGATCACCCTCGACCGCAACGACATGGCCCTGATGCGTGATTTTGGCGAGCGGCTGGCTCGCATGAAGGAGGTGCTGGAGGTGTTCCTGGTCAGTGGCGACTACGACTACCTCGCCCGCGTCGCGGTCAACGGTACCGCCGGCTACGAGGCGTTCCTGCGCGAACGCCTCTACACCCTGCACGGCGTCCGAAACTGCCGCTCGGTCTTCACCCTGCGCACCCTGAAGCGTACGAGTTCGCCGGACCCCTCATAA